A genomic stretch from Helianthus annuus cultivar XRQ/B chromosome 1, HanXRQr2.0-SUNRISE, whole genome shotgun sequence includes:
- the LOC110879006 gene encoding leucine-rich repeat extensin-like protein 5 yields MWKYLGVTGSTKMLPRFRRGGRGKAPFTSHDHEAGPSHQRTPSVTMSTSPQEDWRTYLEPARRSVSLSSSPSYHHSFGPQSQNEPNNSHHSYLPLQRSGSYHAFQDLTPYFQSRFNQANQIEEPMGHNPLGPEDHFPEAQDMEMDDDPDPAEPPSGTPTHPIEISNGSSFHGSPYRGPDSYEASTPQPSSGSHYAPLYEDPHMGGPSNPVSEVDSTPVAPPLVGYDNPIPSYAGVAAYNPFEQPAHTNYNYAEVDPYLIAANYNALHPEGPYGVPHQSGYQAFGYPYPPPPQPPHKQPPQPPLIPPTQQQEILQRLSQVEREVQEERRNH; encoded by the exons atgtggaaatatctgGGTGTGACAG GATCAACAAAAATGCTGCCACGATTCAGAAGAGGAGGACGAGGCAAGGCACCATTCACCAGCCATGATCATGAGGCCGGACCTTCCCACCAACGAACTCCGTCTGTAACAATGAGCACAAGTCCTCAAGAGGATTGGAGGACCTATTTGGAGCCCGCGAGGCGATCTGTCTCGCTAAGTTCATCACCCTCTTACCATCATTCTTTTGGGCCGCAATCGCAGAACGAGCCCAATAATTCTCATCACTCATACCTACCACTGCAGCGGTCGGGGTCGTACCACGCGTTTCAAGACCTGACCCCATATTTCCAGAGCCGGTTTAACCAGGCAAATCAGATTGAAGAACCAATGGGTCATAACCCATTGGGCCCAGAAGACCATTTCCCTGAAGCTCAGGACATGGAGATGGATGATGATCCGGATCCCGCCGAACCACCATCTGGGACACCTACTCACCCCATCGAGATTTCGAATGGGTCgtcttttcatggatcaccttatcgTGGTCCAGACAGCTATGAGGCAAG CACCCCTCAACCTTCCAGTGGCAGTCACTATGCGCCACTTTATGAAGACCCGCATatgggtgggccttcaaacccCGTTTCCGAGGTGGACTCTACGCCAGTCGCACCGCCACTAGTGGGTTATGATAACCCAATTCCTTCATACGCCGGTGtagcggcgtataacccttttgagcagccagcCCATACTAACTACAACTACGCCGAAGTTGACCCATACCTTATAGCGGCGAACTACAATGCTCTTCATCCTGAGGGGCCCTATGGAGTCCCACACCAGTCTGGGTACCAAGCTTTTGGGTATCCatacccgccacctcctcaacctccgcataagcagccgccgcagccgccATTGATACCGCCAACGCAACAACAGGAAATTCTTCAGAGATTAAGCCAGGTCGAGCGGGAGGTTCAAGAAGAGCGTAGGAACCACTGA